Within the Bacteroidota bacterium genome, the region GAGGAGTTGAACTCTCTCATATACATCTGTAGCGTAGTAGGTCAACGCCGGGGTTGTGAACGACGATGTTTGATGAAAGCCAACCGTCATCACGCCATCGGCCATGATGGCCCACGGGTACGGCTTCTCTCCGCGGTTGAGAAGCGTGAAATCAAATTGTTCCCAGAAGTCAACACTTGAGCCGAGATTCTCCGTGTTTATACTGAGTTCGCCAAACGTTCCCAGTCTGCAGCGCAGATCCCCGTCAGGTTTCGGCATCTCCGCATCATTGTGATGCATCAGCATAATCAGAAACTCGCTCGGATCGGCGATCGTACTCTGCACGCGGTGGCCATCCTTGCTTGTCTGCTGCCCCGGCCTGATTCCGAGGCGCATGAGTTCAAGAACCTTGTCCTGCATGTGGTTCGAGAAATAATGCAGGGCAGGAGACACAAACGAGAATTGGTACAAATGAATGTTTACAGACCCGTCTGTGAACAGCGCCCACGGATGCGGTTCGTTGTTCCCGTACAGAATTTTGAAACCCAGCAGCTCATAGAAGCGCGATGATTCCTGCAAGTCGGTGACGGAAATCGAAATATGAGCGTAGTTGCCAAGCTTGATTGTGTGCATTCTGAAACTTACCTCTTTTGAGCGACAAACGCGATCCAGGGGCTCAAGTGCGGCATTTTGCGCAACCCCATCTGCTCTTCCAAACGCGCAAGTTGCGGTATGAGGAAGAAGTCACTCTTGCGCTGGAACGGGAGCCAGCACATGCCTTCTTCATGTATGACGGAAAGACCCCGATGCTCCATTTGATTTTTCCAATCGGTATACGCATTTGTATAGAGATAACGTTTGTCGAAAGTCGCGTTTCGCTCACGGTCGATTGTATGAATGATTTTGGCGGCGACAGAGCGGATCGAGTTTTTGTTTTGTGCAACTCCGATGACTACACCTCCGGGACGCAGTATGCGGGTTGCCTCCGGCAGGAACCATCCCGAGTTGATTACGGGAAATACTTCGATACACAACATCAACCCGACGGTTTCCGGCGCACAGGGCAGCGTTGTAGACTCGGGCGAAACGTGAATACACGTTGCCGAAGGTACCCGTTGCCTGCACAGAGCGAGAGCATGTTCATCAACGTCAGTACA harbors:
- a CDS encoding class I SAM-dependent methyltransferase, with translation MRHNTKWGQYIHAIEENAFHKALRAAQSPSVALEIGTEGGYWTRQLVEYGWKVICTDVDEHALALCRQRVPSATCIHVSPESTTLPCAPETVGLMLCIEVFPVINSGWFLPEATRILRPGGVVIGVAQNKNSIRSVAAKIIHTIDRERNATFDKRYLYTNAYTDWKNQMEHRGLSVIHEEGMCWLPFQRKSDFFLIPQLARLEEQMGLRKMPHLSPWIAFVAQKR
- a CDS encoding VOC family protein; translation: MHTIKLGNYAHISISVTDLQESSRFYELLGFKILYGNNEPHPWALFTDGSVNIHLYQFSFVSPALHYFSNHMQDKVLELMRLGIRPGQQTSKDGHRVQSTIADPSEFLIMLMHHNDAEMPKPDGDLRCRLGTFGELSINTENLGSSVDFWEQFDFTLLNRGEKPYPWAIMADGVMTVGFHQTSSFTTPALTYYATDVYERVQLLKYDSFRNLRELKDASGTTEGAILQAPEGQLLFVLKGRV